Genomic window (Melioribacteraceae bacterium):
GATATTGTTTTTGGAACTACTTTTGATAATGGAACTCTATGTTCCTCAGAACAAGCGATGATTGTTGATGCCCCAATTCATGAAAAGGTTATTGAAGAAGCAAAAAAAATTGGATGCTATTTCGTTAGCGGAGATGAAAAGAAAAAATTAGAAAATGCTCTATTAAAAAATGGGAAATTGAACCCTCAAATTGTTGGCAAATCAGCAGTTTGGATTGCTGAATATGCAGGCATTAAAGTCCCTCAAAATACTTTAGTATTGGTTGCCGAATGTACTACTGTTGGGAAATCGGAACCGTTATCCGTTGAAAAACTATCCCCGATACTTGCATATTATAAAGTTACTGGCTGGTTAGAAGGGTGTCATAAATGTATTGAGTTGCTTGAGTTTGGCGGGATTGGGCACACATTGGCAATTCATTCGAACGACAAAGAAATAATTATGAAATTCGCCCTGGAAAAGCCCGCATTCAGAATTGTAGTTAATACTCCATCAAGCGTTGGAGCTGTGGGTTACACTACGGCGTTACAACCATCATTAACTTTAGGACCCGGTACATGGGGCGGATCAATAATTTCGGAAAATGTTTCGGCTGTGCATTTAATGAATGTAAAAACTCTTGCATTTGAAATAAATCAAGTAAGCTCAGGGAATTCGTTAAATTCAATAGACACTTTTAATTCTTATAATGATAATAGAAAATCAAATGAAGGCGATTTCACCAAAATAATTGAGGAGAGATTAAGGGCTCGTGCGGGAAATCCACAATTAAACTATGTAAGACCTAATTCAAACGAGCAAAAAACTTATGGAAGTGGAATTAGCGAAAAAGAAATTCAACAGATAATTAATGAGTTCAAAAATAAAGTTTAGATTTACAAGTGATTTGAAACAATTTAATGAAGTTTACGAAGCCCTATTTTTCACATAGAGATCAAATAAAATATGCCTGAAGAAAAAAAACACAATTATTACAAATGGAGTGTTGAGCAGGGGGATTACAAAAGAGATGAAACTGCCCGCTGGTCTTTTCAAAAGAAACAAATTATTCGGCGACGAATTAAACTTGGCTTTTATATTCTGTTTTATATTTTAATAGTTGCCGCCGTGGCATTCTTCGTTTTTACACGAATTTAAGAATATCTATCCAACTTAAACTTTTCGCCTAGATATAATTTTCTGACCTCACTATCTTCGGCCAGATCATTTGCCGTGCCTTCCTTAAATATTTTACCACTTATTAGAATATATGCGCGGTCAACAATACTTAGCGTTTCGTGTACGTTATGGTCGGTTATTAAAATTCCAATTCCTTTATTTTTTAAATTGGCAACGATATTCATGATATCTTCAACCGCAATCGGATCAACTCCAGCAAATGGTTCATCAAGTAATATAAAGCTTGGATTTGTAGCCAATGATCTAGCAATCTCACATCTTCTCCTCTCGCCACCGCTTAATTGGTAACCGAGAGTTTTACGCACCTTATTAATTCCCAATTCATCAATCAATTTTTCTAGTCTCTCTTCTCTCTCCGCCTTGTTTAATTTAAGCAACTGAAGAATTGCCATAATATTATCTTCAACACTCAATTTTCTAAATATGGATGCTTCCTGAGGCAGATAACCAATCCCCATCTTGGCTCTTAAATACATAGGCTCATTTGTAACTTCTTTCGAATTAAGGAATACACTGCCATCATTAGGTCTAATCATTCCAACCATCATATAAAAGGTTGTAGTTTTGCCCGCGCCGTTTGGTCCTAATAATCCTACAATTTCACCCTGTTCCACCTTAATCGAAACGTTATTCACTACCGTTCGTTTCTTGTAAACCTTCACCAAATTACTGCTGCTAAAGGTTTGGATTTCAGTGTTTAACATTAAACTGGTTATCCTCTTTTAATTGATCGAAATATTTTTTGAAAGTATTATAAATAAAATTTAGAGTCGGCTTCCCATCATACAGTTTAAAGGATGGGATTACAAAACTTTTTTCATTTCCTATTACCATATTTTCTGGGTGATATTCACTAATTGCATTTTTATAAAAACGAACATCTATTACTTTATTTTCCTCAAAAAAGATTTTAGCATTTTCCGAGCTCGCTTTTAATAACCCATTGGGCTCAGCATCTTCATATAAATAATAAATAGTTAGGGTATTTTCGTTGACTTTCGATTGTGCGAGTGATCCTTCCGAAAAATAAAGGATAATATTTTTTCCAGATATCTGATCATACCGATTTAGTGAATCTAAACTAACTGTAATTATTGATGAATTATTCTTTATATCAATATTGTCTATTTTTTTATCAATCAAGGATATTATAACCGAATCTCCAACTAATTGAGTTTCTCCGCTCCAAAGTATCGGCGGATTTATAGAATTTTCCTCTTTATTAGTTTTCATCAATCCGCTATGTCTGTAAAAGTAGGTTTTGTCGTTCAAGGATGAAAAATCACCGCGAACAATTTTTACAGAGTCAGAGGCTATAAGTAGTTCGGTAGAATCGGAATAAGCTTCCATGCTGTTTGCCGCTATATAAAGTGTATCGTTCTCTGCTATGGAGGAAGTATCTATTTTTACAAGAAATGAATTGCCTATAATCTTCGAGTAATTATTCGATTTTTTATCAATTAAAGAATCGCCGAAAATCACAAAATAATTTTTAGGATCATAAGCCCGAATATTCCCCTTGGCATATGAGTCTTTAGTTTGTCGAAAGTAGGTAAGCCGGTCTGTGAAAAGAGTAGTGGATGTGTCAGAGACGCTTATGTTCCCTTCTGCGAAAGCTTTATCCTCATCGTCATAATATGATAATGAATTTGATTTTAAGACTGACAGTGCATCAGTAAGTATTACATTGCCTAAAAAGGAGGAACGTTTCTCATTGAAATAGTAATACCCATTTTTGGCTGATAAGTTTATATGCCCATCAGTTAAATTCACTCCAGAATTCGAAGAAGCAATTTTATTATTACCATCATAAAAACCGTTCGGTGTTTTTATAATTATGCTATCCTGCTTAACAACAACATTGCCGGTGAGTTCAACATTATTTTTATTGATGTTTTGTATAGCTTTATTACAATTAATTAATATATCACCTTGTGTAATAACTACATTTCCATAAACTTCCCTAATAGATTCACCGTTAATGCTTTTACCAACCAGACTATCACCTGTTACTCTAACCATATCTTCGGTTTGCGCTATAATCTGAACGGCGAAGAGAAAGCAGATAGTAATACAAATCTTTTTCATTTTAATTTTCTTTTTTGGGAGAGGATGAATAAGTAACATTAAAAATGACATAGTGATTTAAATGCTGATCCGATTCAAATCCATACCCTTCAATAATTTCGTTTGGAGAAATTATTTTTACAAACTTATCAGTAACTATTTTCTGATCGCTGTTTCGCCATTTTAGTTCTTCTGTACGCAAGACAGTGCCGCTATCATTAGATGCAATAACATTATCCATGGCATACATATCTTGAGTTGCATCATCAACTTTACCCTGGTTGGCTGTTAGTTCCGATTTTCTTACCTGATCGGCATTGTAGAAATCAATTTTAATTTTTTCAAGAAGTGAAATTCGTTCCTCATCATATTTTTTTAGATACTCGGAATAAAGAACCGCCTTAATTTTTCCTTCAGAAGTAAATGTAATTTTAGAATTCCAGCTTTCGTGTGATGGGATAGATCCCTTAATTTCACTATTATCTACAACCGGTTTTATCTTATCATCAGTACAAGTAACAATAAAAAAAACAAGACAGATAATTAATAAATATTTCATCTTGACTGCAATCCTAATTTCACCAAGTCATGCAAATGAACAACACCCTCTGGTTTCCCCGATTCATCAATTACAATTACGGATGTTATATTGAATTTTTCCATTGATTGCAGCGCAAAGGAAGCGAGCAGTTCTTTACTAATTGTTTTTGGCTTCCTTACCATTACATCATTCGCAGTTAATTCAGATAAATTTAAAGTCCGCTCAAGCAATCTTCTTAAATCACCATCGGTAATAATCCCTTGTAATATTCCATTCTCATCAACAACACATGTCATACCCAATCGTTTTGAAGTTATTTCCAGAATTGAATCCTTCAATGAAGTATTGGTACTCACAACTGGAATATCATTTCCCGAAATCATTATTTCAGAAATTTTGAGTGAAAGTCGTTTGCCTAAACTTCCGGCTGGATGAAGCAATGCGAAATCTTCCTCGGTAAATCCTCTCATTTCAAAAAGTGATACCGCGAGAGCATCACCCAATGCAAGTGCTGCCGTTGTAGAGGCCGTTGGTGCAAGGTCATATGGGCAGGCTTCTTCCTTCACCGATGAATTAATAATTAAATCGCAATAACTTCCCAGTTTTGAATTTGGTTCACCAAGCAAACCAATAATTTTAACGCCAATCCTTTTAAACATAGGAATGAGATTTATCAATTCCTCGGTGTGACCACTCTTAGAAATGAAAATAATAATATCTTCCGATCTTACCATTCCCAGATCGCCATGAAGAGCATCGGTAGGATGCATAAAAATCGCAGGTGTTCCTGTAGAATTTAAAGTTGCCACAATTTTTCGAGCGACTAAACCCGATTTGCCTAATCCCGTAAAAACAACTCTGCCCGATGAGTTTAAGATTAATTTTACAGCATCTGCAAAATTGTGATCTATTGAACCAATTAAATTTAGAACCGCATTTCCTTCTACTCTTATTACTTCTCTACCTTTATCAATGATTTGTTCGGTCAAAACATCACCCGCTACTTTAAATAAATTAATTTTTACTCATGAATTAAAATTCAGTTTTGATTGATCTAGCTCTATTCTATCCCAGTCTTTATTGTAAATCAAGAAACCATTAATCAATTGTTCATCTGAAAATTCATTTAGATTCGTGAATAGAAGTCCGGGATTGAGAGCTTTTTCAGAATCTTTATTTTTAGTGTAAAGCAATATTTCATTATAATAATTAGTAACCGGTACAAAATGGACAATACCGCTATCAGAATTATAAACCCATATTTTTTTATGTGTAGGAGCTATCACAAGAACGATTTTATTTTTGATTAGATGAATTTCACGGACAATAGAATTATCGTTTGGTGCTTTTTGACCCGGGACCCAATTCGAATATGTCCAAACCTGCAAAGGTTTATACTCTTTCGCGAATTCTTTCCCTTCCATATTTTTGATATCAATTTCGATTTGTTCATCATGTACTTCATGTATGGCGACATAATATTTTGAATCGGGCAATGTAATAGTTGCGACAGCAAAAATTGGTGATGAAGGGGAATCAAGATCAACAAAATCATCTTCCTCGCCCAAAATAAAATTACCATTTCCAAATCGGCCTTCACCAATAACAAATAATTCCTCAATCATGTTACGATACTGGAGATAACCCGATTTGTTTTCTGGAAGTGCTTCATATAAGCAATTCAACTCAAAATTATTGAGTTTACGCGGATACTGTTTAGCATTTTGTCCCACGGCTTGGTGCCTCCTTCGATTTCATATATATTTTTTTTAATTCGCCTAAAATGTTTTCGGCGCCACTAGATTTAAAGATCATATTAACTGATCTTTTAACTTCGCGACGAGCATTAGATGGTGCCGCCGAAATATAACATTTACGCAGTAATGGTAAATCTAGCAATTCATCACCCATAAAAAAGACAGAATCATAATTCAAATCTAATTTTCGCAAGAGTTTATCGACCGCAGTAACTTTATCCAATGTAGATGAAATAACCACACAATTTTTAGTTTTATGTAACCGTTCAATCAATGAATCATTTTCTCTAGCGGATACGATTCCGAATTTGCATTCTTCGAAAACAGGATCTGTGAAATATTCATTTAATAAAAGAACCAGTTCGCTTGGCGAATCTCCATCATTAAATAAAACACCTTCTAAATCGAATAGGAATAATTTTATACGTTTGAATTTTGGATTCACGCAATGTCTCTTTTTGCGACT
Coding sequences:
- a CDS encoding acetaldehyde dehydrogenase (acetylating); translation: MNFDRDLQSIQEARSLAAQAKEAQQEFKYFTQEQVDKVVRSIADAGYNEAERLAKMAVEETGFGKVSDKIIKNQFGTRNVWESIKDLKSVGVIDIQKNGKIIKIAEPMGVVAALIPSTNPTSTMMFKAIISLKGRNAIVGSPHPNAVKCTLETTKVISDAAMKAGAPANLINCMSIPTLEGTDALMKDKNIAVILATGSTQMVKAAYSSGKPAFGVGAGNVPAYIDRSANFQKAVADIVFGTTFDNGTLCSSEQAMIVDAPIHEKVIEEAKKIGCYFVSGDEKKKLENALLKNGKLNPQIVGKSAVWIAEYAGIKVPQNTLVLVAECTTVGKSEPLSVEKLSPILAYYKVTGWLEGCHKCIELLEFGGIGHTLAIHSNDKEIIMKFALEKPAFRIVVNTPSSVGAVGYTTALQPSLTLGPGTWGGSIISENVSAVHLMNVKTLAFEINQVSSGNSLNSIDTFNSYNDNRKSNEGDFTKIIEERLRARAGNPQLNYVRPNSNEQKTYGSGISEKEIQQIINEFKNKV
- the lptC gene encoding LPS export ABC transporter periplasmic protein LptC yields the protein MKKICITICFLFAVQIIAQTEDMVRVTGDSLVGKSINGESIREVYGNVVITQGDILINCNKAIQNINKNNVELTGNVVVKQDSIIIKTPNGFYDGNNKIASSNSGVNLTDGHINLSAKNGYYYFNEKRSSFLGNVILTDALSVLKSNSLSYYDDEDKAFAEGNISVSDTSTTLFTDRLTYFRQTKDSYAKGNIRAYDPKNYFVIFGDSLIDKKSNNYSKIIGNSFLVKIDTSSIAENDTLYIAANSMEAYSDSTELLIASDSVKIVRGDFSSLNDKTYFYRHSGLMKTNKEENSINPPILWSGETQLVGDSVIISLIDKKIDNIDIKNNSSIITVSLDSLNRYDQISGKNIILYFSEGSLAQSKVNENTLTIYYLYEDAEPNGLLKASSENAKIFFEENKVIDVRFYKNAISEYHPENMVIGNEKSFVIPSFKLYDGKPTLNFIYNTFKKYFDQLKEDNQFNVKH
- the lptC gene encoding LPS export ABC transporter periplasmic protein LptC, whose product is MKYLLIICLVFFIVTCTDDKIKPVVDNSEIKGSIPSHESWNSKITFTSEGKIKAVLYSEYLKKYDEERISLLEKIKIDFYNADQVRKSELTANQGKVDDATQDMYAMDNVIASNDSGTVLRTEELKWRNSDQKIVTDKFVKIISPNEIIEGYGFESDQHLNHYVIFNVTYSSSPKKEN
- a CDS encoding KpsF/GutQ family sugar-phosphate isomerase, whose product is MNLFKVAGDVLTEQIIDKGREVIRVEGNAVLNLIGSIDHNFADAVKLILNSSGRVVFTGLGKSGLVARKIVATLNSTGTPAIFMHPTDALHGDLGMVRSEDIIIFISKSGHTEELINLIPMFKRIGVKIIGLLGEPNSKLGSYCDLIINSSVKEEACPYDLAPTASTTAALALGDALAVSLFEMRGFTEEDFALLHPAGSLGKRLSLKISEIMISGNDIPVVSTNTSLKDSILEITSKRLGMTCVVDENGILQGIITDGDLRRLLERTLNLSELTANDVMVRKPKTISKELLASFALQSMEKFNITSVIVIDESGKPEGVVHLHDLVKLGLQSR
- the lptB gene encoding LPS export ABC transporter ATP-binding protein; amino-acid sequence: MLNTEIQTFSSSNLVKVYKKRTVVNNVSIKVEQGEIVGLLGPNGAGKTTTFYMMVGMIRPNDGSVFLNSKEVTNEPMYLRAKMGIGYLPQEASIFRKLSVEDNIMAILQLLKLNKAEREERLEKLIDELGINKVRKTLGYQLSGGERRRCEIARSLATNPSFILLDEPFAGVDPIAVEDIMNIVANLKNKGIGILITDHNVHETLSIVDRAYILISGKIFKEGTANDLAEDSEVRKLYLGEKFKLDRYS
- a CDS encoding HAD hydrolase family protein is translated as MNPKFKRIKLFLFDLEGVLFNDGDSPSELVLLLNEYFTDPVFEECKFGIVSARENDSLIERLHKTKNCVVISSTLDKVTAVDKLLRKLDLNYDSVFFMGDELLDLPLLRKCYISAAPSNARREVKRSVNMIFKSSGAENILGELKKIYMKSKEAPSRGTKC